One Podarcis raffonei isolate rPodRaf1 chromosome 3, rPodRaf1.pri, whole genome shotgun sequence genomic region harbors:
- the LOC128411534 gene encoding zinc finger protein 91-like isoform X3, protein MDPDSSVAERTQMDTRGRPLGERWMPPRPPHPSFHENRGEAAAVETDLGPLCFEDVAVYFTEEEWALLDPDQRALHKEVMEDNRAIMDSLSGAGLEIMNKGDIHRVGKVYKYLECGESYSQSSHSTSHKINSIGKNRYQCLEGGKTFRQKKHLTLHPGTHSREKPYQCMECGKSFSQRSNLTTHQTIHTGEKPYQCLECGKNFRKKAKLMAHQRIHTGEKPYHCMECGRRFRQRAHLTSHQILHSGKKPHHCLECGKSFSYRHVLKAHQRIHTGEKPYQCLECGKSFSQRVALTAHQIIHTGEKPYQCLQCGKSFRRRSHLTSHQITHSAGKTHKCLECGKCFNQRSYLNSHQKIHRGETPYKCLECAKSFSHKAVFKAHQRIHTGEKPFQCLECGKSFSQKAVLTAHQSIHTGEKLYQCSECGKSFSQKAKLMAHQGIHTGERPHKCLECGKSFRQRGHLKGHQSIHTKEKPYQCLECGKSFRRKNILTSHQTIHTGVKPYQCLECGKHFSHRSHLTSHQITHSGKKPHHCLECGKSFGHRAVLKAHQRIHTGEKPYQCLECGKSFSRKDHLTSHQTTHTGVKPYLCMKCGKTFSRKDSLTSHERIHKKEEPCKSFKCGTDFIKGSQFTSHQITHSGENPYQCLECGKSFKWKRSIICHQSIHTGQKPYQCWECGKSFSWKTNLISHQRIHTGGAPYQCLECGKTFNQKYTLTSHERIHRGEGGYKCFECGRSFSRGSQLSSHQRIHTGERPYQCLECGKSFNRKKSLMSHQITHSMDEPYQCLECRKSFKSKRSLTLHQRIHTVAKPYQCLECGKSFSRNEHLTSHKTIHSEERPYQCLECEKSFKSKRSLTLHQIIHTGKKPHQCLECGKSFSRKEHLTSHKTIHREERPYQCLECGKSFKWKKSFTFHQRIHTGEKPYQCSECGKSFMQRSKMTIHQRTHRKETHSI, encoded by the exons ATGGACCCAGATTCCTCTGTGGCAGAGAGGACTCAGATGGACACCAGAGGGAGGCCGCTGG GTGAGAGATGGATGCCCCCCAGACCTCCTCACCCATCTTTTCATGagaacagaggagaagcagcagctgtggaaacaGATCTG ggtcctctgtgctttgaagatgtcgctgtgtATTTCACCgaggaggagtgggcgttgctggatcctgaccagagagctctgcataaggaagtcatggaggacaaTCGTGCAATTATGGACTCTCTCA gtggtgctggatTGGAAATTATGAACAAGGGAGACATTCACAGAGTGGGGAAGGTGTATAAATATTTGGAATGTGGAGAGAGTTatagtcagagctcccattccacttcccataaaATAAATTCCATTGGGAAGAATCGCTATCAGTGCTTGGAAGGTGGTAAGACGTTTCGTCAGAAGAAACATCTCACTCTCCATCCAGGAACTCACAGCagggagaagccatatcagtgcatggaatgcggaaagagcttcagtcagaggtcCAATCTCACGACCCATCAAAccattcatacaggagagaaaccatatcagtgtttggaatgtggaaagaacttcaggaagaaGGCTAAGCTTAtggctcatcaaagaattcatacaggagagaaaccatatcattGCATGGAATGCGGAAGGCGCTTCAGGCAAAgagcccatctcacttcccaccaaatacTCCACAGTGGGAAGAAACCCCATCACTgtttggaatgcggaaagagcttcagttacagGCATGTGCTCAaggcccatcaaagaattcatacaggggagaaaccatatcagtgcttggaatgtggaaagagcttcagtcaaagggTTGCACTCAcagcccatcaaataattcatacaggagagaaaccatatcagtgcttgcaatgtggaaagagcttccgtcggaggtcccatctcacttcccatcaaataactcACAGTGCGGGGAAAACCcataagtgcttggaatgtggaaagtgctttaaTCAGAGATCCTATCTCAATTCCCATCAGAAAATCCATAGAGGGGAGACACCatataagtgcttggaatgtgcaAAGAGCTTTAGTCACAAGGCTGTGTTTAaagcccatcaaagaattcacacaggggaaaaaccatttcagtgcttggaatgtggaaaaagcttcagtcaaaaGGCTGTGCTCACAGCCCATCAAAGCATTCACACAGGTGAAAAACTGtatcagtgctcagaatgtggaaagagcttcagtcagaaagcTAAGCTCATGGCTCATCaaggaattcatacaggagagagaCCTcataagtgcttggaatgtggaaagagcttcaggcagagGGGGCATCTAAAGGGTCATCAAAGCATTCATACAAAggaaaaaccatatcagtgcttggaatgtggaaaaagcttcaggcgGAAGAAtattctcacttcccatcaaacaaTTCACACTGGGgtgaaaccatatcagtgcttggaatgcggaaagCACTTCAGTCATAGGTCCCATCTCACATCTCACCAAATAACTCACAGTGGGAAGAAACCCCATCACtgtttagaatgtggaaagagcttcggtcACAGGGCTGTGCTTAaggcccatcaaagaattcacacgggggaaaaaccatatcagtgcttggaatgtggaaagagcttcagtcggaaggaccatctcacttcccatcaaacaaCTCATACTGGGGTAAAACCATATCTCTGCATGAAATGTGGAAAGACTTTTAGTCGGAAGGATAGTCTCACTTCACATGAAAGAATTCACAAAAAAGAAGAACCATGTAAAAGCTTCAAATGTGGAACGGACTTCATTAAGGGATCCCaattcacttcccatcaaataacaCACAGTGGTGAGAACCcgtaccagtgcttggaatgtgggaagagcttcaagtGGAAGAGAAGTATAATTTGCCATCAAAGCATTCATACAGGgcagaaaccatatcagtgctgggaatgtggaaagagcttttcctggaagacaaatctcatttcccatcagagaattcatacagggggggCACcgtatcagtgtttggaatgtggaaaaacatTCAATCAGAAGTATACCCTTACTTCACATGAAAGAATTCACAGAGGGGAGGGAGGATataagtgctttgaatgtggaaggaGTTTCAGTAGGGGCTCCCAGCtctcttcccatcaaagaattcatacaggggagagaccttatcagtgcttggaatgtgggaagagcttcaataGGAAAAAAAGTCTAATGTCCCATCAAATAACTCATTCAATGGAtgaaccctatcagtgcttggaatgtagaaAGAGCTTCAAATCAAAGAGAAGTCTCACGttacatcagagaattcatacagtggcgaaaccttatcagtgcctggagtgtgggaagagcttcagtcggaatgaacatctcacttcccataaaacaATTCACAGTGAGGAgagaccatatcagtgcttggaatgtgagaAGAGCTTCAAATCAAAGAGAAGTCTAACTTtacatcaaataattcatacagggaagaagccacatcagtgcttggaatgtggaaagagcttcagtcggaaggaacatctcacttcccataaaacaATTCACCGTGAGGAGAGaccatatcagtgcttagaatgtggaaagagcttcaaatgGAAGAAAAGTTTCacattccatcaaagaattcatacaggggagaaaccatatcagtgctcagaatgtggaaagagcttcatgcaGAGGTCTAAGATGACaatccatcaaagaactcaccGCAAGGAGACTCAtagcatttga
- the LOC128411534 gene encoding zinc finger protein 493-like isoform X2 has translation MAGAGLPEAPLLSPRDPFAEMDPDSSVAERTQMDTRGRPLGERWMPPRPPHPSFHENRGEAAAVETDLGPLCFEDVAVYFTEEEWALLDPDQRALHKEVMEDNRAIMDSLSGAGLEIMNKGDIHRVGKVYKYLECGESYSQSSHSTSHKINSIGKNRYQCLEGGKTFRQKKHLTLHPGTHSREKPYQCMECGKSFSQRSNLTTHQTIHTGEKPYQCLECGKNFRKKAKLMAHQRIHTGEKPYHCMECGRRFRQRAHLTSHQILHSGKKPHHCLECGKSFSYRHVLKAHQRIHTGEKPYQCLECGKSFSQRVALTAHQIIHTGEKPYQCLQCGKSFRRRSHLTSHQITHSAGKTHKCLECGKCFNQRSYLNSHQKIHRGETPYKCLECAKSFSHKAVFKAHQRIHTGEKPFQCLECGKSFSQKAVLTAHQSIHTGEKLYQCSECGKSFSQKAKLMAHQGIHTGERPHKCLECGKSFRQRGHLKGHQSIHTKEKPYQCLECGKSFRRKNILTSHQTIHTGVKPYQCLECGKHFSHRSHLTSHQITHSGKKPHHCLECGKSFGHRAVLKAHQRIHTGEKPYQCLECGKSFSRKDHLTSHQTTHTGVKPYLCMKCGKTFSRKDSLTSHERIHKKEEPCKSFKCGTDFIKGSQFTSHQITHSGENPYQCLECGKSFKWKRSIICHQSIHTGQKPYQCWECGKSFSWKTNLISHQRIHTGGAPYQCLECGKTFNQKYTLTSHERIHRGEGGYKCFECGRSFSRGSQLSSHQRIHTGERPYQCLECGKSFNRKKSLMSHQITHSMDEPYQCLECRKSFKSKRSLTLHQRIHTVAKPYQCLECGKSFSRNEHLTSHKTIHSEERPYQCLECEKSFKSKRSLTLHQIIHTGKKPHQCLECGKSFSRKEHLTSHKTIHREERPYQCLECGKSFKWKKSFTFHQRIHTGEKPYQCSECGKSFMQRSKMTIHQRTHRKETHSI, from the exons ATGGCGGGGGCGGGTCTTCCGGAGGCGCCCCTCTTGTCTCCTCGG GATCCGTTTGCAGAAATGGACCCAGATTCCTCTGTGGCAGAGAGGACTCAGATGGACACCAGAGGGAGGCCGCTGG GTGAGAGATGGATGCCCCCCAGACCTCCTCACCCATCTTTTCATGagaacagaggagaagcagcagctgtggaaacaGATCTG ggtcctctgtgctttgaagatgtcgctgtgtATTTCACCgaggaggagtgggcgttgctggatcctgaccagagagctctgcataaggaagtcatggaggacaaTCGTGCAATTATGGACTCTCTCA gtggtgctggatTGGAAATTATGAACAAGGGAGACATTCACAGAGTGGGGAAGGTGTATAAATATTTGGAATGTGGAGAGAGTTatagtcagagctcccattccacttcccataaaATAAATTCCATTGGGAAGAATCGCTATCAGTGCTTGGAAGGTGGTAAGACGTTTCGTCAGAAGAAACATCTCACTCTCCATCCAGGAACTCACAGCagggagaagccatatcagtgcatggaatgcggaaagagcttcagtcagaggtcCAATCTCACGACCCATCAAAccattcatacaggagagaaaccatatcagtgtttggaatgtggaaagaacttcaggaagaaGGCTAAGCTTAtggctcatcaaagaattcatacaggagagaaaccatatcattGCATGGAATGCGGAAGGCGCTTCAGGCAAAgagcccatctcacttcccaccaaatacTCCACAGTGGGAAGAAACCCCATCACTgtttggaatgcggaaagagcttcagttacagGCATGTGCTCAaggcccatcaaagaattcatacaggggagaaaccatatcagtgcttggaatgtggaaagagcttcagtcaaagggTTGCACTCAcagcccatcaaataattcatacaggagagaaaccatatcagtgcttgcaatgtggaaagagcttccgtcggaggtcccatctcacttcccatcaaataactcACAGTGCGGGGAAAACCcataagtgcttggaatgtggaaagtgctttaaTCAGAGATCCTATCTCAATTCCCATCAGAAAATCCATAGAGGGGAGACACCatataagtgcttggaatgtgcaAAGAGCTTTAGTCACAAGGCTGTGTTTAaagcccatcaaagaattcacacaggggaaaaaccatttcagtgcttggaatgtggaaaaagcttcagtcaaaaGGCTGTGCTCACAGCCCATCAAAGCATTCACACAGGTGAAAAACTGtatcagtgctcagaatgtggaaagagcttcagtcagaaagcTAAGCTCATGGCTCATCaaggaattcatacaggagagagaCCTcataagtgcttggaatgtggaaagagcttcaggcagagGGGGCATCTAAAGGGTCATCAAAGCATTCATACAAAggaaaaaccatatcagtgcttggaatgtggaaaaagcttcaggcgGAAGAAtattctcacttcccatcaaacaaTTCACACTGGGgtgaaaccatatcagtgcttggaatgcggaaagCACTTCAGTCATAGGTCCCATCTCACATCTCACCAAATAACTCACAGTGGGAAGAAACCCCATCACtgtttagaatgtggaaagagcttcggtcACAGGGCTGTGCTTAaggcccatcaaagaattcacacgggggaaaaaccatatcagtgcttggaatgtggaaagagcttcagtcggaaggaccatctcacttcccatcaaacaaCTCATACTGGGGTAAAACCATATCTCTGCATGAAATGTGGAAAGACTTTTAGTCGGAAGGATAGTCTCACTTCACATGAAAGAATTCACAAAAAAGAAGAACCATGTAAAAGCTTCAAATGTGGAACGGACTTCATTAAGGGATCCCaattcacttcccatcaaataacaCACAGTGGTGAGAACCcgtaccagtgcttggaatgtgggaagagcttcaagtGGAAGAGAAGTATAATTTGCCATCAAAGCATTCATACAGGgcagaaaccatatcagtgctgggaatgtggaaagagcttttcctggaagacaaatctcatttcccatcagagaattcatacagggggggCACcgtatcagtgtttggaatgtggaaaaacatTCAATCAGAAGTATACCCTTACTTCACATGAAAGAATTCACAGAGGGGAGGGAGGATataagtgctttgaatgtggaaggaGTTTCAGTAGGGGCTCCCAGCtctcttcccatcaaagaattcatacaggggagagaccttatcagtgcttggaatgtgggaagagcttcaataGGAAAAAAAGTCTAATGTCCCATCAAATAACTCATTCAATGGAtgaaccctatcagtgcttggaatgtagaaAGAGCTTCAAATCAAAGAGAAGTCTCACGttacatcagagaattcatacagtggcgaaaccttatcagtgcctggagtgtgggaagagcttcagtcggaatgaacatctcacttcccataaaacaATTCACAGTGAGGAgagaccatatcagtgcttggaatgtgagaAGAGCTTCAAATCAAAGAGAAGTCTAACTTtacatcaaataattcatacagggaagaagccacatcagtgcttggaatgtggaaagagcttcagtcggaaggaacatctcacttcccataaaacaATTCACCGTGAGGAGAGaccatatcagtgcttagaatgtggaaagagcttcaaatgGAAGAAAAGTTTCacattccatcaaagaattcatacaggggagaaaccatatcagtgctcagaatgtggaaagagcttcatgcaGAGGTCTAAGATGACaatccatcaaagaactcaccGCAAGGAGACTCAtagcatttga
- the LOC128411534 gene encoding zinc finger protein 493-like isoform X1, with protein MESWVRECGAETTSQAVALAEGFLLSQAEERRQAEQQDPFAEMDPDSSVAERTQMDTRGRPLGERWMPPRPPHPSFHENRGEAAAVETDLGPLCFEDVAVYFTEEEWALLDPDQRALHKEVMEDNRAIMDSLSGAGLEIMNKGDIHRVGKVYKYLECGESYSQSSHSTSHKINSIGKNRYQCLEGGKTFRQKKHLTLHPGTHSREKPYQCMECGKSFSQRSNLTTHQTIHTGEKPYQCLECGKNFRKKAKLMAHQRIHTGEKPYHCMECGRRFRQRAHLTSHQILHSGKKPHHCLECGKSFSYRHVLKAHQRIHTGEKPYQCLECGKSFSQRVALTAHQIIHTGEKPYQCLQCGKSFRRRSHLTSHQITHSAGKTHKCLECGKCFNQRSYLNSHQKIHRGETPYKCLECAKSFSHKAVFKAHQRIHTGEKPFQCLECGKSFSQKAVLTAHQSIHTGEKLYQCSECGKSFSQKAKLMAHQGIHTGERPHKCLECGKSFRQRGHLKGHQSIHTKEKPYQCLECGKSFRRKNILTSHQTIHTGVKPYQCLECGKHFSHRSHLTSHQITHSGKKPHHCLECGKSFGHRAVLKAHQRIHTGEKPYQCLECGKSFSRKDHLTSHQTTHTGVKPYLCMKCGKTFSRKDSLTSHERIHKKEEPCKSFKCGTDFIKGSQFTSHQITHSGENPYQCLECGKSFKWKRSIICHQSIHTGQKPYQCWECGKSFSWKTNLISHQRIHTGGAPYQCLECGKTFNQKYTLTSHERIHRGEGGYKCFECGRSFSRGSQLSSHQRIHTGERPYQCLECGKSFNRKKSLMSHQITHSMDEPYQCLECRKSFKSKRSLTLHQRIHTVAKPYQCLECGKSFSRNEHLTSHKTIHSEERPYQCLECEKSFKSKRSLTLHQIIHTGKKPHQCLECGKSFSRKEHLTSHKTIHREERPYQCLECGKSFKWKKSFTFHQRIHTGEKPYQCSECGKSFMQRSKMTIHQRTHRKETHSI; from the exons atggagagctgggtgagggaatgtggggCAGAGACCACTTCCCAGGCTGTAgccctggctgaaggtttcctcttgagtcaggcagaggagaggaggcaagcagagcagcag GATCCGTTTGCAGAAATGGACCCAGATTCCTCTGTGGCAGAGAGGACTCAGATGGACACCAGAGGGAGGCCGCTGG GTGAGAGATGGATGCCCCCCAGACCTCCTCACCCATCTTTTCATGagaacagaggagaagcagcagctgtggaaacaGATCTG ggtcctctgtgctttgaagatgtcgctgtgtATTTCACCgaggaggagtgggcgttgctggatcctgaccagagagctctgcataaggaagtcatggaggacaaTCGTGCAATTATGGACTCTCTCA gtggtgctggatTGGAAATTATGAACAAGGGAGACATTCACAGAGTGGGGAAGGTGTATAAATATTTGGAATGTGGAGAGAGTTatagtcagagctcccattccacttcccataaaATAAATTCCATTGGGAAGAATCGCTATCAGTGCTTGGAAGGTGGTAAGACGTTTCGTCAGAAGAAACATCTCACTCTCCATCCAGGAACTCACAGCagggagaagccatatcagtgcatggaatgcggaaagagcttcagtcagaggtcCAATCTCACGACCCATCAAAccattcatacaggagagaaaccatatcagtgtttggaatgtggaaagaacttcaggaagaaGGCTAAGCTTAtggctcatcaaagaattcatacaggagagaaaccatatcattGCATGGAATGCGGAAGGCGCTTCAGGCAAAgagcccatctcacttcccaccaaatacTCCACAGTGGGAAGAAACCCCATCACTgtttggaatgcggaaagagcttcagttacagGCATGTGCTCAaggcccatcaaagaattcatacaggggagaaaccatatcagtgcttggaatgtggaaagagcttcagtcaaagggTTGCACTCAcagcccatcaaataattcatacaggagagaaaccatatcagtgcttgcaatgtggaaagagcttccgtcggaggtcccatctcacttcccatcaaataactcACAGTGCGGGGAAAACCcataagtgcttggaatgtggaaagtgctttaaTCAGAGATCCTATCTCAATTCCCATCAGAAAATCCATAGAGGGGAGACACCatataagtgcttggaatgtgcaAAGAGCTTTAGTCACAAGGCTGTGTTTAaagcccatcaaagaattcacacaggggaaaaaccatttcagtgcttggaatgtggaaaaagcttcagtcaaaaGGCTGTGCTCACAGCCCATCAAAGCATTCACACAGGTGAAAAACTGtatcagtgctcagaatgtggaaagagcttcagtcagaaagcTAAGCTCATGGCTCATCaaggaattcatacaggagagagaCCTcataagtgcttggaatgtggaaagagcttcaggcagagGGGGCATCTAAAGGGTCATCAAAGCATTCATACAAAggaaaaaccatatcagtgcttggaatgtggaaaaagcttcaggcgGAAGAAtattctcacttcccatcaaacaaTTCACACTGGGgtgaaaccatatcagtgcttggaatgcggaaagCACTTCAGTCATAGGTCCCATCTCACATCTCACCAAATAACTCACAGTGGGAAGAAACCCCATCACtgtttagaatgtggaaagagcttcggtcACAGGGCTGTGCTTAaggcccatcaaagaattcacacgggggaaaaaccatatcagtgcttggaatgtggaaagagcttcagtcggaaggaccatctcacttcccatcaaacaaCTCATACTGGGGTAAAACCATATCTCTGCATGAAATGTGGAAAGACTTTTAGTCGGAAGGATAGTCTCACTTCACATGAAAGAATTCACAAAAAAGAAGAACCATGTAAAAGCTTCAAATGTGGAACGGACTTCATTAAGGGATCCCaattcacttcccatcaaataacaCACAGTGGTGAGAACCcgtaccagtgcttggaatgtgggaagagcttcaagtGGAAGAGAAGTATAATTTGCCATCAAAGCATTCATACAGGgcagaaaccatatcagtgctgggaatgtggaaagagcttttcctggaagacaaatctcatttcccatcagagaattcatacagggggggCACcgtatcagtgtttggaatgtggaaaaacatTCAATCAGAAGTATACCCTTACTTCACATGAAAGAATTCACAGAGGGGAGGGAGGATataagtgctttgaatgtggaaggaGTTTCAGTAGGGGCTCCCAGCtctcttcccatcaaagaattcatacaggggagagaccttatcagtgcttggaatgtgggaagagcttcaataGGAAAAAAAGTCTAATGTCCCATCAAATAACTCATTCAATGGAtgaaccctatcagtgcttggaatgtagaaAGAGCTTCAAATCAAAGAGAAGTCTCACGttacatcagagaattcatacagtggcgaaaccttatcagtgcctggagtgtgggaagagcttcagtcggaatgaacatctcacttcccataaaacaATTCACAGTGAGGAgagaccatatcagtgcttggaatgtgagaAGAGCTTCAAATCAAAGAGAAGTCTAACTTtacatcaaataattcatacagggaagaagccacatcagtgcttggaatgtggaaagagcttcagtcggaaggaacatctcacttcccataaaacaATTCACCGTGAGGAGAGaccatatcagtgcttagaatgtggaaagagcttcaaatgGAAGAAAAGTTTCacattccatcaaagaattcatacaggggagaaaccatatcagtgctcagaatgtggaaagagcttcatgcaGAGGTCTAAGATGACaatccatcaaagaactcaccGCAAGGAGACTCAtagcatttga